In Candidatus Dormiibacterota bacterium, one genomic interval encodes:
- a CDS encoding iron-containing redox enzyme family protein, with product MPLAVARLHELQDDLLSIMDRKNHWAWPHFNEGHATRPQLLLHFQQEFDVYVRDFPVFLSRVHSRCPHPEVRQDLAENMYEEETGKLSKGVPHPELFVVMMEGLGFPRSRFSGIDLLPEAAAYRAFIDQVTTRRPWIEGAALVTIFIEGSVDDRRRIGAPEPEDPVDLEAELRSNALVKHYGVDPRFLDLKRAHHMVETGHRKMAWKMVLDHAGSPTVADRIRRVLSRSLDLWLLYRDGVARACRIERPSHPGR from the coding sequence ATGCCCCTTGCCGTCGCCCGGTTGCATGAGTTGCAGGACGATCTCCTGTCGATCATGGACAGGAAGAATCACTGGGCCTGGCCCCACTTCAACGAGGGTCACGCGACCCGTCCGCAGCTCCTCCTTCATTTCCAGCAGGAGTTCGATGTCTACGTGCGCGACTTCCCGGTGTTCCTGAGCCGGGTCCATTCGCGCTGCCCGCACCCCGAAGTCCGGCAGGACCTCGCGGAGAACATGTACGAGGAGGAGACCGGCAAGCTGAGCAAGGGGGTGCCCCACCCCGAGCTGTTCGTCGTCATGATGGAAGGACTGGGCTTCCCGCGCTCCCGCTTCAGCGGCATCGATCTCCTGCCGGAAGCGGCCGCCTACCGCGCCTTCATCGACCAGGTCACCACGCGCCGTCCCTGGATCGAGGGGGCCGCGCTGGTGACCATCTTCATCGAGGGGAGCGTGGACGATCGACGCAGGATCGGCGCGCCCGAGCCGGAGGATCCGGTCGACCTCGAAGCCGAGCTCCGGAGCAACGCCCTGGTGAAGCACTACGGAGTGGACCCGCGCTTCCTCGATCTGAAGCGGGCGCATCACATGGTCGAGACCGGTCATCGCAAGATGGCCTGGAAGATGGTGCTCGATCACGCCGGCTCGCCGACGGTGGCCGACCGTATAAGGCGCGTGCTCTCGAGAAGCCTCGACCTCTGGCTCCTGTACCGCGACGGCGTGGCGCGCGCCTGCCGCATCGAGAGGCCCTCGCATCCCGGTCGCTGA
- a CDS encoding L,D-transpeptidase yields MSRFPMDAPPSQGVRLRRAGVVTGTLLLILLLFALVYRMHLLRHETPPPDTTPLTAAEQREYRALQQRAESLSSQIAAFRPTGTYIVIDTGRNLLSIYKNGEKVHEAVCSTGSGRALSDPVRRRMWVFDTPRGEFTIRAKYPNPVWVKPDWAFLEEGEPIPRDLAARLAPTELGAYAMDLGDGYLVHGTLYERALGLSITHGCVRLGDRDLETVYKTVRIGTQVYIF; encoded by the coding sequence GTGAGCCGGTTCCCCATGGACGCGCCGCCTTCGCAGGGCGTCCGGCTGCGCCGGGCCGGCGTCGTGACCGGAACACTTCTCCTGATCCTCCTTCTGTTCGCCCTCGTGTACCGGATGCACCTCCTGCGGCACGAGACCCCTCCACCCGACACGACGCCCCTGACCGCAGCGGAGCAGCGGGAGTATCGCGCGCTGCAGCAGCGCGCCGAGTCTCTCTCGAGCCAGATCGCGGCGTTCCGTCCCACCGGGACCTACATCGTGATCGACACGGGGCGGAATCTTCTGTCGATCTACAAGAACGGCGAGAAGGTGCACGAGGCGGTCTGCTCCACCGGCAGCGGTCGGGCCCTCTCCGACCCGGTCCGCCGCCGCATGTGGGTGTTCGACACGCCTCGCGGCGAATTCACCATCCGGGCCAAGTACCCGAACCCGGTCTGGGTCAAGCCGGACTGGGCGTTCCTGGAGGAGGGGGAGCCGATCCCGCGGGATCTCGCGGCCCGGCTCGCCCCGACCGAGCTGGGCGCCTACGCCATGGACCTGGGCGACGGTTACCTGGTCCACGGAACGTTGTACGAGAGGGCGCTGGGGCTCAGCATCACCCATGGCTGCGTCCGGCTGGGGGACCGGGATCTCGAGACTGTGTACAAGACGGTGCGGATCGGGACGCAGGTGTACATCTTTTGA